From the genome of Alicyclobacillus sp. SO9:
AGGAAGGAAAGAAATCCTAAAATAATGCCATAAACCAGTCGGGTTAAAAAGCTCACTGTTTATTTACCTCTTGTACAAACCGTATTTTTTGAACTGACCGTTATCCTGCCAGTAGACTATCCAAGTTACTATACTTTCAATCCGTATGATTCTGCAAGCTGATAGTCTTCGCAAAGCTCTTTTTCCCCTTTTACTTCCATTAGAGTGACATAACAGCAGCGGAATCATACTTGCATGTCCAGAACGTGAAAGAAGTTGAACCTTTTGTGAAAGCAAGTGTTCTGTGTTCGTCCCGGCAGGAAACGAAGCACCTTTAATGAACCTCTAATGAATATACTGTTTTGGTTGCCACTGTGCAGGGCGTCTCTACATTATTTTGAGTCAGGACGAAGCAGACGTCTTACATATGTGCTTTATCGCCCGTCTCAAGTAGGAGGAATCACAGATGGAGCCGGGACTTCCAGTTTGGACCAATCCCATGATTTTCGTTATTCTGCTCACCGTCGCTTTTTTTCTCACACTAACAGTCAATGAAATGTTTGACGACTACAAGGAGAAAAAGAAAGAGCACTCCAAGCATTGAGACACCTCCAGCGCAACGGCGCTGGATTTCTTTTTTTCTGTCATAGGACCGTAGTAACGAACGATTTGTCCACTGCAACGGCGTCTTACACGAACTCAGATGTTTCATGAGAGAACTTTATGTACATGCTGAAAACAACACATAAGGGAAGGGGTGCCGTCCCTGTGAAGCGACTTTTCACTACGATTTTGGTCATTGCCATTGTTGGAGCGTGTGTCAGTTACTACAGCAACGACCAATCATCTGCCAAGACGCTGAGCGGCACAGATAAAATAAGGCCGATTACATCAATGCTCCATACGGACACGGGGTCTAATCGTCTCTCGTCGCGAGACCTCTTACTTATTGAGGCATTCATCGCACACCATGCCGCGAGTCAGCCCTTTAAAGCACAAGTCGCTATTGCCTCCGTAGTCCTGCACCGACTCCACAGCGCTAAGTTCCCAAATAGCGTCGAGACAGTGATTGCGAACTTCGAGAAACAGGGCCTGCCTTCGACAGACCAAGAAAACTCAACAGAGAATTCATTCCAAGCACACGCAGCTGTACTTGACGCCGTTCACGGTTGGGACCCATCGAAAGGGGCTTTGTATTGTTTCCCAAGGCAATTCTCACACAACGGTCTCACGCACACTGTCACCATTGGCAATTTGGCCTTTTATCAGTGACGCGGCTCGTGTCTTTCCTGTTTCAGTTCATCAGCCATTTGTTGAATTTGCTTGTCCATCGACGACAAGATATTTTTCACCTCTGTAAAATCTGGATTTTCATGAAGAACCAACTTGTACAGTCTCCTTGCTTCAATCCAATTTCCACTGAGCCGCTCGACATCCGCGAGGTGTAACCTGGCCTTTGCGACTCCAACGGCTGAATTCGCACTTTGCTTGCCATTTAAGTTCATTTCTACGGCTTGGCTGAGGTACTGCTTTGCTTTCTGCAAAACCGTCGACTTTTTTAACTGGTAGAAGCCGTACAGATACCAACCGTCCACCAAA
Proteins encoded in this window:
- a CDS encoding cell wall hydrolase, which translates into the protein MKRLFTTILVIAIVGACVSYYSNDQSSAKTLSGTDKIRPITSMLHTDTGSNRLSSRDLLLIEAFIAHHAASQPFKAQVAIASVVLHRLHSAKFPNSVETVIANFEKQGLPSTDQENSTENSFQAHAAVLDAVHGWDPSKGALYCFPRQFSHNGLTHTVTIGNLAFYQ